A window of Natronococcus sp. CG52 genomic DNA:
GAGCGCGGGCTCACGCAGTGGGAGCAACTCGCCGAGGACGACGAGGAGTTCGTCACCTTCTTCGAGGAGATGCGCTCGGGAGACGAACCGAGACCGGTCGACCGAGCCGACTAACGGCGGGCGGATCGGCGCGTCTCCGATTCGACTCGTATTTTCACCGACGTGGGGGAAAGCTTGATTACGAGCGCTCGCTCACTGACGGTAATGCCGAGCCGAGACGGCCTCGACATCGATCGCGGCGAACGACTCCGCTACCGTGGTAAGCTCCGTCCCGGCGGCGAAATCGCTGTCACCGGCCGCCGCGTCCTCGTCCGCAGAGCCGACGGGACCACGAGCGTACCGTACGCGAACGTCAGCGAGGTCAGCCACGAATCGTTCAACTGGTTTCTCGCCATCATGAGCCTCTCGCTCGCCGGGTTCGGCGTCTACTCGATCCCGGCGAACGCCTTCGTCGGGACCGGTTTCGCCGCGGCCGGGCTCTGGAGTCTCTATCGCACCTACCGTCACCGCGACCGCGTTCGGATCCACACCCACAGCCAGGCCAAACCCGTCGAAGTCTTCCCCGAAGACGTCGACGGCCTCTACACCGAACTCGAGCCGGCCATCGACGCGGTCCGGGACGAACAGGGTCCGGCCGACGCGGACGGGTGAGTGTCACAAGCGCTTTTTCGATCCACGTCGAAACGCGATCATGGCCGACCACGACGACCTGCTCTCGCGTACGGACGCCGTCGATCGGACGCTCGCTCACCGCCGCTCGTTTCTCGAGCGCCACCGGACGACGACGGTCGCCGTCGATCGGATCGACGGGCGGGTCGTCGCCGAAGATATCGTCGCCGAGACCGACCAGCCTGCCGGCGACCACGCCACGATGGACGGCTACGCGTTCGCCGCGGCCGACGACGGCCCGTTCGAGATCGTCGACGACGAGATCTTTCCCGAAGCAACCCCGCCGGCCCTCGAGCCGGGTACCGCCGTCCGGATCGCCACGGGAGCGCCGCTGCCGGAGCGAGTCGATACCGTCGTCAAACGGGAGGACGCGGTCGTCGAGGGATCGCGACTGGAGCATCCGGACCTCGAAGTCGGCACCTACGTCTACGAGCGCGGATCGAACGTCACCGCGGGCGACCGGTTGTACGCGGTCGGCGATCGACTCTCGGCGCTCGACGCGATCCTGCTTCGGGACCTCGGGCGCGAAGAGGTCGAGTGCTACGAGCCGTTCTCGGTCGGCGTCCTCGCGACCGGAACGGAGATACACGAGGGACTCCACACCGACCTCGACTCGCCGATGCTCTGTAATCTGCTCCGGTCGTGGGGACACGACCCCAGCTACGAGGGGTCAGTCCCCGACGAGGGCGGGCAGGTCGAGCGGCGGGTCGACGAACTCGCCGAGCGCCACGACGTGGTCGTCACCACCGGCGGCACCAGCGTCGGGAAGAAAGACTACGTCCTCGACGCGCTGGCGTCCCTCGGCGAGGTCGCCTTTCACCGGGTCCGCATCCGGCCCGGAAAACCGATCGCCCTCGCACGATCGTCCGACCACGACGCCCTCGCCGTCGCCATCCCCGGGAAACCGATCGGGGCCTACGTCAGCGCCGCGTTCGTCGCTCGAGCGCTCTTCACGGGCGAGGCGGCGACGCCGTCCCTCGAGCGGACACTGACCCACGACGTCGGACTCGGCCCGGCGGGATTCGAGTATGTCGTCCCCGTCGTGCTGGACGGCGACGACGCGGTCCCGCTCGGCCACGCCGACTCCCCGCTCGCGGTGTACGAGACGACCTTCGACCCGAGCGTTCTCTCCTCGAGTACGCGAGCAGCCACCGCAGACGGGTTCGTCACGACGACGGACGACCTGACCGCCGGCGAACGGGTGGCAGTCGTTCCGACGACGGCACTCGAGTGACGAGAAGACGGGGCGCTCACGTTCGAGTGACGGGAAGCGAGTGGCGAGAGGCGGACCGAGCGACGACGGACGCGGGTGTACCACCGTCCGCGAACGATAGGAACGTTTTTGGTGGATACTCGACATTGTCATGGTTACCCATGACTCCCGGCGATCGCATTCTCGAGGGCGTGAGAGTCGTCGATCTGACGACGTTCGTTACCGGCGGCTTCTGCTCGTTGATGCTGGCCAATCAGGGGGCAGAGGTAATCAAGGTCGAACGTCCGGATGCAGGTGACGACAACCGTCACTCCGGTCCGCCGTTTATCGACGGCGAATCGCCGTATTTCTGGACGGTAAACTACGGAAAGAAAAGCGTCGAACTCGATCTCAAGACCGACGCCGGACGGGACGCGCTCTACGAGCTCGTCGGCGAGGCCGACGTCTTCCTGCAGAACTACCGGCCGGGGACGGCGGAACGCCTCGACGTCGACGAGGAGACGATCCGCTCGTACAACGACGATATCGTCTACTGTGCGATCTCGGCGTTCGGGCAGACCGGTCCCTGGCGGGAACGGCCGGGGTACGACCTGATGATCCAGGGAATGAGTGGTATCATGAGCGTCACGGGGGAGGAGGGTGGAGAACCGGTGAAAGTCGGGCTCCCGATGACGGACCTCATTACGGCGATGTGGGCTGCGTTCGGTATCTCGAACGCGCTCTACCGGCGGGAACGAGTCGGCGAGGGAGAGTACATCGATCTCGGGATGCTCGACGCGGTACTCCCGTGGCTCACCAAACAGGCCGGGAAGGTCTTCGCCGACGAGTCCCCCTCGCGGATGGGGACGAAAGATCCCGTTCTCGCGCCGTACCAGACGTTCGAAACCGCCGACGGACACATTAACGTCGCCTGTCTCAACCAGCGGCTCTGGAAGCGTCTCTGCCGGGCGATCGACCGTCCGGAACTCGTCGACGACGATCGCTTCGCGACCAACGCGGATCGCGTCGAACACATGGCCGACCTCGAGGACGAACTCGAGGCGACCTTTCGCGAACTGACGACCGACGAGTGGGTTACGCTGCTCGTCGAGGAGGCCGGCGTTCCAGCCGGTCCGGTTTTCGACGTCGAAGACGCACTCTACAACGAACAGACCGACGCTCGCAACAGTACGACGACGCTCGAGCATCCCGAGCGAGGAGAGATACCAGTCGTCGAACATCCCCTGAAATACGGCCGATCACGCAGCGGGTTCGAGTCGCCACCGCCACGGCTGGGCGAACACAACCGGAGCGTCTTCCGCGAGCTCGGCTACGAGGAAACCGAACTGGACGACCTCGAAGAACGGGGTGCCTTCGGTGGAGAGTGAGACGATAGCGCTCGAGCTATAGTAGTCACTGAAAATCGATGCACACCCGATCGCACGACGGGAGCGCGGGTCGGAGCGAGCGAAGCAAGCGAGAACCGCGGACAGTGCGATCGGTGTGTAAATCGTTTTAGCTGATACTAGAGTCGAACGAGAGCTTCGTTGCGGTACCTCGACGATCAGTCGTCGGCTTCGACCGGGGGAATAGTTCGTACTCGTGGGTACGGAACGTCTCCGAAGAAACCGAAATCAGTTACCTCCGGCGGAGAATGTGCCCCATCCCGGTTACTTATGTGGGATCCCCGTGAGAACCACTCATGATTCGAGATGTCGCCTCGCGCTCTGCACTACAGGCGCGAAAGCGCGCCGTCATCAAGACGCTCTGTTACCGCCTGTTCATGCTGTTGATCACCGTTGCTGTCGCGTGGTTGATCGTCGGTGACGTTGGAGACGCACTGAACATCGGATTACTGACGAACGCACTGAAGACTGGGACGTACTACTTCTACGAACGGGTCTGGGATCACATTACCTGGGGAGTGTCGTCCTCGTGAGCCAAACGTAACCCGTCATCACGGTAGTACCGTTTCGGTGGAATTCGTTTAAACCCCTGTTCTCGTTCTGTGGCGTATTATTCACGAGAAACGCGGTGTCCGAAACGCCGTTTTCTGCTTACTTCGCGGAACGATAAACTACTATTCGCGATATGTATTGTTCTATCCTGAAGGCAGGCACGTCAGAAATAATCGGTTGAATTTCTCATTCAACGGACTTTATTTCACGACCGCTTCTTGCGGACTAGCCGTTCAATATAGGTGAAACAATTAACGTTAGAACAATCAATACCTCAGTCAATTATTATTTCTAATTACGGTCGTGTTGTGGTTGAGCCTTCTTAAATAGAGGCCACGCGACTACCGACAACCCGATGAAAATGAGGAGAAATGCGGCTCCCAGCCATGTAACTGGTAGTCCGGAGAGGTATAATCCATAGGTCCCGATGAGTGCCAGCACTATAACTGCTATAAGGACTAAGTGAACATCTCCGAAAGCACCAGTCGCATTTGAATCACCATACATAATGTATTCTACACACTATTTATGTAAGTGTCTTATGGTGAAAATCCTATACTAGTCAATCCTCGTCTATGTCGGTTGTAATTTACGTCGTACAACATTTGTGCCGTGTATCTTGCACGGCATCAAGAACATCTATTACAACGACAAAAGTTCCAGTGGTCAGTGCGCACGCTGTACTTATCGGATGTTCTCCGTTCAGGGTTTCATCAAGATACATACTATTATATAAGACGTTTCTCGTGCTATCAACGTAGTGTCGGTTGCTCAACCTACTGACTCCCCGTTTGACCACGACAGGTACTTCACGTTCACTGTCAACGACAAGACCTACACCGGAAGTATTCACTTCCTCACCCACTACGCCGGGAAGCCAGACTTCGTAGAAGTCTTGCGAAGTGCCTTCTTCCGAGATGAAACCTATGGCGATACCCGGGCGGCATGGCATCGGAACACCACGTCATTTTACGCGTGGGTGAAAGCGCACATGCTTCGGCTTGCGTGGGACTGCCGTGAAGGGTTCCTCCACCACTTCCTTCACTCATTCCCCAATATCTGCCGCGACTTTGGATTCCCCGTCGCTCACAACCGCGACCTGAGCGGAGCACCGAGCCAGTCCCGGCTCTGGGAGATGTGGAACAAAGAGTTCACCGACGTACAACGAGAGTTTGTCCGAACAGCTACCGAGGAAGCCCTCACCTTCGCCCGCGAACAAGGCATTCCCGCACCGGACCCAGTGTTCCGACCCGAAGAACGCGACATCTCCTCGAAACGGAGCGAACAGCGACTCGTCGCTGAGAAGACCAAAGAGGTCTGGCAACAGGCCAAGCCGTTCGTCACGGATACGTTCTACCTGAAGCGAGCCGACAATAGCGTGATTCACGAGAACGCGTTCTGGGAACAGCACGCGTATATGGGAATGCGCGAGAATATGTACGCTCAAAGCGGCCAGCACTCATTCTACATCGACTCCCAGCGCAACCAGACGCCGAGCGCATCCAATCACCGCTACCAGATAGGGAAGCTCACCGTCGAGGAGACACGCTCGATGCTCCACGCGACAACCCGGATGCTCATCGCCCGCGCTCGCCACAACTCCGAACTCGTCGGCAAACTCTGGGCTGCCATCGACATTACCAAGGGGAACCCGTGGACGGGAAACATCGAGCGCGACGAGGACGACAACATCACGGAAGACTGGATTCTCGGCTACAAAGACGGTGAAGTGTACTACCAGTGGGCGACCATCCAGATTGTGGGCTACGACATCCCACTCGTGCTGGACGCAATACCCGTCAAGCGTGGAATGAAGCGAGCCGACATCGTGGATACCCTGCTGGAGAACGCGCTCAACCTCGTAGACGACATCGAACTCGTGATGATGGACAGAGAGTTCGATAATGATGGCGTGAAGGACGCGTGTGATAAGCACGGCGTCTACTACCTGAACGGCGCACGCAAACGCCAATCTGAAAAAGCGACATGCACGCGACTTCGCCGTGCCGGAAAAACGGTTCACATCGAAGAGGAAACAGTCGCAGATGGTCCGACTCGCAAGCGGATGTTCCTCCCCTCCAGCACGGACGACCCTGATGCGGAGGATATGGAAGAGAGCAGCGAACCCGTAAAGGGGAGTTCGGATGTCCGCGAGGAGATGCGTGAAGACCTCGCTGAACTCGGTATCGACCTAAACGATGACAACAACCGGCGCAGTTTCGGTCCGGTCATTGACGACCTCCGTGAGCAGGAGGCAAACGAGCCGTCTGTCGGAAGCGGCGAGGATGCGCAGGCGTATGCGTTGTTCGAGACGAACCACCCCAGCGTGACGCTGAATGACGACGAAAGCGAGATAGAGCGCGTTCACATGGTTGAGCGGATGGTTCGCCGGTATCGCCACCGCTGGGGCATCGAGAACGGCTACAAGCAAATCAAGACGTTCCGCGTCCGAACGACGAGTAAACGCCACACGTATCGGTTCTTCAACTTCGTGTTCGCGTGCGTACTGTACAACGTCTGGCGGCTCGTAGACTTGCTGGTGAAACTGGCCATCGACGGCGAAAACGCGACGTACGCGCCGCGCGTGGACGCCAATCAGTTCCTCACGGTGGCGAAGAAGTACTACGGTCTCGACCCGCCCGGCTAACGCCGAGCGTCCCCGTGTTCGCTGACCGCTGAGCGGCAGCACTGTTCTGTACCCTCTATTTTCGGCTGATTCCTATCTGTTTCTGTACTGGCCACCTCATCCTACTCCACCGACTTTTTCGTACAAGGAGATTGTAGCGGGAGAAACTATGGCTCAACCAATTATTTGTCTACATGCCTGCCTTCTATTCTATCCTGAAGTCAGGCGCGTCAGAAATAATCGCTTGGATTGGCTTAACCGGATTATCTGCCAGACCGAACGTGATAATCACACACCACAGTAACTATCTATCATGGAAACCTGTGATGCGAAGCCATCTGATACTGAAGCCGTCCGAGCGGCTCATTCTAATTCCACCACGCGGCTTGAAACTGAGGCATATAGCGAAGAACAAGTTAATGCGTGGGCACAAGGATGTGAATCCGCAGACTATACCTCGGCTATCGAGTCTGAGGAGTCGGCGTTCGTTGTAGCCGAGGTCGATGGCAAAGTCGTGGCGTTCGGGTCTCTGAAATTTGCGTCTCCTGATGCATACGAAGCGGACGTAGATGCCGAAGTTACGGGTGTCTATGTCCACCCATCTGTCGCTCGGGAAGGTGTTGGGACACGTACCTATGTAAACAACCTCGGGCGCGGTGGCCCGAGGCTTTTGTTGGTTCCCTCAGCCGTGCGATAGCACTCCCTGTTCCGCGAGGAAACGGGATGAGGTTGGGCGGCTTACGCGCCCCGACCCGGACAGACGCACCAACCGCACCTGCGGTTGGGTTTTGTGAGTCCGGTAATTCGCGTTTTTGGCGTCCAATGGTAAATTCGGATTTGTCTGTAGCCACGGGAGATACGCACCGACCGAGATGGTGATCGCCCCCGCCACTGTTAGAAGCGGATTACAAATCCGTTGGGATACCATGCACCCACTTATATACGGCACGGTAAATGTGTTCTACTAACACAAAGAGATTTGACCAATAGTAGCGATACCCCATCGATTCCTACGACCGATTCTTTCAAACCCGAGCGATTATCCTTGCATTCCGTAGTAGCGGTGAAACAGCGTCCGTCTCGGTCCAGTCTCGAGTAAAACGTACAACTGGACTCGGGATCGATATCGTGAACAGCGCTACTCATTACGGACTGATTCGGCCACCACGGGATGGAGACGGACCGGTTACGAGTCGTCGTATTCCGAGCTATCGTACTCTGCAATCTCCGACGAACCACACGAGGGACAGACCCGCTGGACTGACTCGAGCGTCGTCCCACAGTCCCGACACTCGTAGATCACGTCGTCGTCGGATAACCACCGCCGCACAGTGGTGAGGGACATAACACATGTAGTTCTTCAGCAGTTCTAAAGGTATTTGCTTTCGATCGCCGGGGGTACTGGTGAAACACGCCATATCCGATAGAGCATCGGTGTTAATCCTGGTAATTTGACTGATGTTGAAGCTGTAAATTTCTGACCGCCGCTGATCCGTTGAATCTACTCGAGTTCCGCGTCGCCAGCCGGCTTGCTCGTCGTTAGAACGACCCGGTCGAGCCCGGATCCCGATCGGCGAGCATCGAGCGGTCGAGGTAAAGTCGTTCGAGTCCGCTGTCGCGGGCGCGTTCGAACACCTCCTCGTACTCTTCCTCGGTGATCGGCCGAACGTCGACAAACGTCGCTTCGGAAATCTCGCCTGCGACGAACTCCAGCGCTCGCTTCGCACCCTCGACGGGATTCGGCGTGACGAGATGGCGCACGAGGAGGCCGCCGGTCGCGAGCCCGGTGTCGTCGAAACGGAGGTAGATCTCAGCGATCTCCGCGGGCGTGGCGGGTTCGCCTTCGGCCTCTCGACTGGGATGTCGTCGGCCTGGCACGTAGCGATGTCGTCTGCGGTCCGATCGACGCGACAGTCGTACGCGCAGAGATCGCAGTTCGCCTACCGACTCCAGAGGTCGTCTACGCGGTCCTCGAACTCCGTCCTCGAGGGACCGTGAGAGTTTGGCGTCGCCTCTGGCGTGCCGGTTCTCGTGTCGCGTGCTATGGCAACCAGCCGATAAATCGCGTTTCAAGCTATCGGACAGCACGATCGTCGCCGCCACTATCGTACAAAACGCGACCGAACGCTACGCTGCAGTTACGAAACCGCGGAAAAGTACGAGGAGTGAACGACACCGCGTTTCCGGTGAATATTCGGTAGTGAACCGACAGTACGTGTTATTTCGCGTATCGACCTCTTGGCGTGCTCACGGCCGCCCCTATCGGATTCTCGAGGGGGGATCGATCCGTTGGGTCGTTTGCGCTCACGAGGCCGCGCACTCTCCCGAAACACGCGTGGATCCCTTTCCGTGAAATCTGACGCGCTAGCGCGACGAAATTCGTGAAAATGCGATCGAGTGTGCCTGTGTGTCCCGTACGATTCGAACGGGTTCGAGCGGTCGGTAGCACGGCGTCGAGCCAGCATCCGGGTAGATGCCAGCGGAGGGCGTATCACGTGTGACACCCTCGGAACCGATACCCAGCGGGGCTGAGGAAGAACGAACCGGTAGACGCAGCACAGTCGTCCTGTTACTTCGGCGTCCCGATCGACAGCGTCCAAACACTCAAGTATCGAATCTACGGCGTCAGAGTATCGATGTCCGGCGAGTAAGAGGTGTACGACATTCATCGGTTACAGTCACTCATCGGTCCGGATATCTCTAGTTGAAACGATAGCTCCGATCGTAACACTGTGCCTACCACAGTTCTATCGTTCAATTTCGACCGGTCAACGGTTGCGCTCGTCACACGTGTCTTCTTCAGAACAGGTACACGACGATTACTAATCAGGGAGTCAACCGATGGCTCGATCATGGAGAGACGAAAGATACTCCTCGGAAGCGGAGCAGCGATCGCAACCGCACTCGCCGGCTGTTCGAGCACCGAAACTGACGATCCCCGGTCGGATGACGAATCGGACGATACGACGGAATCGTTCGGCGACGACACGGACGGTGCAGACGGCAGTGAAGACGGCGAAAACGGACAGGACGATACTGAGGGAGAGGGCGACGCTGACGACGTCAGCGAAGACGACCAGGGCGCCGACGAATCGGACGGGGAAGACAGCCAGGAGCAGATCCCCGGCTTCAACCGAGCGGAGTTCGAAACCAGCACCGACGACGTTTCGGTGACGAACGTCACGCGCGACGACGCCTCGGTCACCGTCGTCGCCGAAGCGGATGAACTCGACGAAGACGAACTGAACGCCGAACTCGAGTCGGGCGTCCTCGCGTTCGCGGACTCGATCGACGACGCCGAAGCGTTCACCGAAGAGATCGACGCCGTTCCCTGGCATATCAACTACAACGGCTTCAACGTCGCCGTGTTCGAGATCGAGAGCGAGTGGATCGTGGAGTACGCGAACGGCGAGATCTCGGAGGACGAACTCGAAGAGCGGATTCTCGAGACGGCCTAACCGACGGGAGAAGGCACCAACCGCGACCTCCTCGACTCGTCTCGGATTGCGGCCGTTCGGCACTCGAGACTCGTCTTCAGTAGGTCTTTCGGTCCTATTACAGGTACCGTTAGTTCTCCGAAAATCGAACTGACGCGACACATAATTCTAACCCCGATGACAACTAACTCACAGCTATTGAAAATATTCGGAACTCATTATAGTTAATCTATGAACTAATACTTCGGACACTATGTCTACGACACGAGAAGCGAAACGAGGGCTACTGGGTCGGAGATCGTACCTCAAGATAGCGGGCGCTGCGATTCTGGGAACGATGATGACCGCAACAGCGGCGGCTTCCGACCACGAGACCGTCACCGTCCCCGAAGACGAACGGAGAGTCGTCGAAGTCGGCGACTCCGAAACGCTCGAGAACGTCACGTACGACGTGACGGCCTCCGGAGCGGGCGTCACGATTATCGCGACGGGAACGGACTGGACGATCCGAAACGTCGCGGTCGACGGCCAGGTCGATATGGGCAATCGCACGGTCCTCGGTGTGGCCGACACCGGCGGCGGCACGTCGCGTATCGAAAACGTGTGGCTCGGTGACGGGTCCGTCTACGAGGAAAACGGTGCGACCGGTCTCTGGGTCGATCCCGCTCACGACGGCCACCTCGAGATCGAGCGCGTCAACATCCAGGAGATGAGCGATAACGGCTTTTACTGTTCGGCACCCGGGACCGACTGGGGAGCTGGTGGGACGGTCGTTATACGGGACTGTTACGCGGCGAACTGTTGGATCTCGCAGTTCCGACTCGCTGAAGGATCCGTCGAGAACTGTACCGCGTCCGTTACCGACGACCGACAGTACCGACGGGGGCGAGGCGTCTGGGCGTGGTCGCCCGGTCCCGTCGAGGTGCGCGACTGCAACTTCGACATGAACGGCCATCACTACTCGTTCGTCGCCGGCGCGAACGAGGAGGGGAGTCGAATCGACGTCTTCAGCACGGAGTGGGACGACCAGTTCCACGACGGGTGGCGAACCATCGATGACGGAACGGTGAACTTCGAGTGCGGAAACGGAAACGATCCGCAAAACGTCGTCCCCGACGGATGTCCGACTTCGGCCGCGGAGGCGGTCGGTGCCGAGGAAGACGACCCCGGAGACGACGGATCCGAAGACGACGGATCCGAGGAGGACGACGAATCCGGGACCGACGAACCGGAGGACGGTGGCTCGTCGGTCGACGATTATCGCGACGACGAGACTGGTGACGTCGAAATCGACGGCTTTCAGGATGCGCTCTCCGACTGGGAGAACGGAACCATCAGTACGAGTCTGCTCATCGACGTCTTCAACGCGTGGTTCGGCAGCTGAGATCCACCCGCGGCTTTGGTCTCGCCCCCGCTGTAACGCACCCCGAACTCACGGCGTTTCTGCACCCACCGGAGGCCCCTCGGGGCGGTCGATCGGTGATACCGGACTCGGTTCGATCAGTTCCGTTGGCCGATCGATCTCGAGGAACACCGACGCCGAGCGTATCGACGTCGAACGCTCGACGGCGATGTAAGAGCGCGATTAGCAGTCGTCGTCCGCCTCTTCGGGAACGATTCTAATGCGGCCGGTTTCGGTCTCTTCGCCGAGCGTGATCGTCCACTCGTAGCGTCCTACGCCGAGATTCTTACGAGAAAAGACATGCTTGGACTCGCGAGGCTCGAACTCGAGCGGAATTTCCTCGGTTTCGTTGTTGACATCGAAGGTTAACTCCGCCTCGACGGCGTCGTAGTGGTAGTTGAGCGCGGTCATGTCGAATCCGAGCGGGAGCGTCTCGTCGGCGTCGTCGACGTAGAGAACTTCCTCCTCGCCGGAGTCCCAGCCGGGAACATTAAGGTAGAACCCCTCGTCGCTGCCCTCGTAGTCGTCGTCCGACTCGACGACGAGCGTTCCGGTCTCGGTCTCGTCGCCGACGGTGACGGTCCAGTCGTGTTCGCCCGGGCCGAGACTTCTGGGATCGAACGATTGTCGCGTGCTCGCGCTATCGTGGCCCTCGAGTTCGAACGTCTCGAGTTCCTCGTCGAAGTGCGCGACCTCGAGCGCGACCGGAACCGAGGTGGAGTCCAGACCGTGATTCGTCACCGAGATCCGGAAGGATGTATGGCCCAGGTCTACGTGTGT
This region includes:
- a CDS encoding molybdopterin molybdotransferase MoeA, with translation MADHDDLLSRTDAVDRTLAHRRSFLERHRTTTVAVDRIDGRVVAEDIVAETDQPAGDHATMDGYAFAAADDGPFEIVDDEIFPEATPPALEPGTAVRIATGAPLPERVDTVVKREDAVVEGSRLEHPDLEVGTYVYERGSNVTAGDRLYAVGDRLSALDAILLRDLGREEVECYEPFSVGVLATGTEIHEGLHTDLDSPMLCNLLRSWGHDPSYEGSVPDEGGQVERRVDELAERHDVVVTTGGTSVGKKDYVLDALASLGEVAFHRVRIRPGKPIALARSSDHDALAVAIPGKPIGAYVSAAFVARALFTGEAATPSLERTLTHDVGLGPAGFEYVVPVVLDGDDAVPLGHADSPLAVYETTFDPSVLSSSTRAATADGFVTTTDDLTAGERVAVVPTTALE
- a CDS encoding CaiB/BaiF CoA transferase family protein — encoded protein: MTPGDRILEGVRVVDLTTFVTGGFCSLMLANQGAEVIKVERPDAGDDNRHSGPPFIDGESPYFWTVNYGKKSVELDLKTDAGRDALYELVGEADVFLQNYRPGTAERLDVDEETIRSYNDDIVYCAISAFGQTGPWRERPGYDLMIQGMSGIMSVTGEEGGEPVKVGLPMTDLITAMWAAFGISNALYRRERVGEGEYIDLGMLDAVLPWLTKQAGKVFADESPSRMGTKDPVLAPYQTFETADGHINVACLNQRLWKRLCRAIDRPELVDDDRFATNADRVEHMADLEDELEATFRELTTDEWVTLLVEEAGVPAGPVFDVEDALYNEQTDARNSTTTLEHPERGEIPVVEHPLKYGRSRSGFESPPPRLGEHNRSVFRELGYEETELDDLEERGAFGGE
- a CDS encoding DUF2061 domain-containing protein, with amino-acid sequence MIRDVASRSALQARKRAVIKTLCYRLFMLLITVAVAWLIVGDVGDALNIGLLTNALKTGTYYFYERVWDHITWGVSSS
- a CDS encoding transposase; the protein is MSVAQPTDSPFDHDRYFTFTVNDKTYTGSIHFLTHYAGKPDFVEVLRSAFFRDETYGDTRAAWHRNTTSFYAWVKAHMLRLAWDCREGFLHHFLHSFPNICRDFGFPVAHNRDLSGAPSQSRLWEMWNKEFTDVQREFVRTATEEALTFAREQGIPAPDPVFRPEERDISSKRSEQRLVAEKTKEVWQQAKPFVTDTFYLKRADNSVIHENAFWEQHAYMGMRENMYAQSGQHSFYIDSQRNQTPSASNHRYQIGKLTVEETRSMLHATTRMLIARARHNSELVGKLWAAIDITKGNPWTGNIERDEDDNITEDWILGYKDGEVYYQWATIQIVGYDIPLVLDAIPVKRGMKRADIVDTLLENALNLVDDIELVMMDREFDNDGVKDACDKHGVYYLNGARKRQSEKATCTRLRRAGKTVHIEEETVADGPTRKRMFLPSSTDDPDAEDMEESSEPVKGSSDVREEMREDLAELGIDLNDDNNRRSFGPVIDDLREQEANEPSVGSGEDAQAYALFETNHPSVTLNDDESEIERVHMVERMVRRYRHRWGIENGYKQIKTFRVRTTSKRHTYRFFNFVFACVLYNVWRLVDLLVKLAIDGENATYAPRVDANQFLTVAKKYYGLDPPG
- a CDS encoding GNAT family N-acetyltransferase; this translates as METCDAKPSDTEAVRAAHSNSTTRLETEAYSEEQVNAWAQGCESADYTSAIESEESAFVVAEVDGKVVAFGSLKFASPDAYEADVDAEVTGVYVHPSVAREGVGTRTYVNNLGRGGPRLLLVPSAVR